ATCACGACTTAGGCgcttaaaagttttttctttaatttctgttCCATAATGTTGGAAATATTCATGATATACAGTGGGATAATGTGGGATAATGGCAGTGGGGGAGTAGCAGTGGGATAATGTAATAATAGGATAGTAGAACTAacaaacgaacgaaaaaaCTTTCCTAATGATGTAATTAACATAAAGACGATCATTACGGTACCATAGTGTAGTACTGTATTAAATGAAGCCTCTATCGATATCATTAGGACGTAattcacagaagaaaaatcgatatgTCGACTTGAGGTTTACGGTAATGTCGTTGACGACCCCTATCATCGtcaatttatatatatatatatatatatatatatatatatatatatatatatatatatatatactctaGAATGTAAAAGTTCTCTATTTGTGCAATTAcgtaatttataaaaataaagattaatATAAGATTATAAGGAGATGTTGATGACTTTAAGTGCCTTCTTTATAATACTGAtaatctctttaaaaaaaaaactaaaacaaataaagtagaaattaCTTGTTATAAATTATTTCTCTCGAattatactttttctttcagtctGCCATGCCAAAAGTATCCTATGTGAAGAGTATTGACATCTTTTTAGGTGAGTTCACAATTTTCAttcgatttcattttcattttcattttcattccgctTGCAGATAGATAGTTTTTGAAGAGCATGTCATTTGCTGCATACGCTGGTGACGCTTTGTTCATACTagctatatttatttaaaaggataaagtcactggcgtaacAATCCgcgtgggatgcgccaacgcgttttcacggcaattcgtaatctttgaggttttggaacgcgttttGGTGTTGTGCTGtgcttctatcctcccagacaagtctggtaccaatttatcgatcgcAAAGggttgaaaggcttggtttacactagggcggcttcgaacccTCGACTCTGTGGCTACAacagacctctaaccgactgcgccacacccgcctcccttatatttatttaaaaggataaaggataaaatcactggcgtACCAATCCACTGAGGACGCGACAACGCGTttgactgcaattcgtaatcgttgaggtttttggaacgcgtgttagcctatacaatgacttgtggaggCCAGCTGATGATCaggtcagcgtttttatcctcccagacaagtctggtaccaattcatcgatcGCAAAGggttgaaaggcttggtttacactagggcggattcgaaccatcgaccgtgtggctacaacggacctctaaccgactacgccacacccgccccatatttatttatcaattaATTACTAAATTAGTCGAGTTACCAGATAGAAAGAagtattttagaaaaacttgGAGTGAATTTCACAGTGATTTGTAATATAAATTGCTTTTAGGAACTAAATTAAAGACGCATTCAGATTAAAATCAGTACAGTTGCTAATAATTTAGCATGATTCTTAAAAACAAAGAGATGATACGCACAAACATGTGCTGTAGATTTAAATTACAATGGAAATGAACCTTCCTGTTCAGTCATGTTGTAACCCTTTTCTcgctcattattttttttcaacctgaGGAATTCGTAGTAATCACTTTCAATAATCGATTTAAAGTCGAATTAATCGGTGTGGAGAACTATCCTCTTGGCTCTTCTTGAAACAGTATCTAAATATACTTTGTGTATTAACAAGACGGATTTGCCAAATCCTTTCGAGATGAACGGTACCAATTATAAAGCTAGTAACATTAACAAGTTATTAACAGGAGCTTCCCTCCGTTTCGATGGTCTGTGAAATCTCAATTCTAATAGTCACATCAAATTTCAATCTTTTCCAATCTATCAAATTACGCAGCTGGTTTTGATTCTTATTATagagatgaaagaaatgaaataaggaaAGAATTATTGATGAAATGGTTTATAAACCACAATAAAGAGTAGAAAATTGTTGAATGATGAATTATTTCGGTGTGTTCAAGTACTAGGTAGAAGCACCAAAATTGCTCGGAAAATTTTACATTAGTAAAAAATCCTTTATTCcaaactctttctttctctctcatttttcttttctcatataagagaacttttttctttatgggTTTCCAAAAATAATTCTACTTTGACATATTTTGAACATATGCTTATCTAACGATTAATCGACTATCGTGGTTTTGGCCGAAGCGTGTAACGGGCAGCCGATCGCACCTCCCGTCCACTCATCCAACTTCGTCATTCCGAGCTGACCTTTGTACGCGCGGAACCATACCGCGCTGCCAACGACTTTCAGTGCGATTCTGGGAT
This window of the Necator americanus strain Aroian chromosome III, whole genome shotgun sequence genome carries:
- a CDS encoding hypothetical protein (NECATOR_CHRIII.G10309.T1) yields the protein MTSYDATLQFAEDQFATPEWCNPAVTYQFVSKYTAADQQNPRIALKVVGSAVWFRAYKGQLGMTKLDEWTGGAIGCPLHASAKTTIVD